Proteins encoded within one genomic window of Actinoplanes octamycinicus:
- a CDS encoding glutamate--cysteine ligase: MGEKVEQTQFSREDRSRYRQKVRRSLDVFATMLRESRFEFERPMTGMEIELNLIDGNADPAMCNAEVLGAIADPDFQTELGQFNIEINLPPRRLAGDDYADLEKGLRASLNHAEHKARTVGVHMVTVGILPTLRREHLTGAALSANPRYALLNEQIFAARGEDLDIRIDGVDRLAVTTDSIAPEAACTSTQFHLQVSPAQFAAYWNASQVISGIQVALGANSPLLFGRELWRETRIPLFEQATDTRSEEIRAQGVRPRVWFGERWITSVFDLFEENVRYFPALLPICEDDDPADMLERGDIPPLSELRLHNGTIYRWNRPIYAVVSGRPHLRVENRVMPAGPTVADTIANAAFYYGLVRSLAEADRPIWTQLSFRAAEENFHTCARHGIDASVFWPGVGTVPVTELVLRRLLPQAADGLDQWGVSPAQRDRLLGIIEQRCLRQQNGASWQVDTLHELEKKGMDRQRALHEMMRRYLPLMHENVPVHEWEVS; the protein is encoded by the coding sequence GTGGGCGAGAAGGTCGAACAGACACAGTTTTCCCGGGAGGACCGGAGCCGGTACCGGCAGAAGGTCCGCCGCAGTCTCGACGTGTTCGCGACGATGTTGCGCGAGTCGCGCTTCGAGTTCGAGCGGCCGATGACCGGCATGGAGATCGAGCTCAACCTGATCGACGGCAATGCCGACCCGGCGATGTGCAACGCCGAGGTGCTCGGCGCGATCGCCGATCCGGACTTCCAGACCGAGCTCGGCCAGTTCAACATCGAGATCAACCTGCCGCCCCGGCGGCTGGCCGGTGACGACTACGCCGACCTGGAGAAAGGCCTGCGGGCCAGCCTGAACCACGCCGAGCACAAGGCCCGGACGGTCGGCGTGCACATGGTCACCGTGGGCATCCTGCCGACCCTGCGCCGCGAGCACCTGACCGGCGCGGCGCTCTCCGCGAACCCCCGGTACGCGCTGCTCAACGAGCAGATCTTCGCGGCCCGCGGTGAGGACCTCGACATCCGCATCGACGGCGTGGACCGGCTCGCGGTCACCACCGACAGCATCGCGCCCGAGGCGGCCTGCACCAGCACCCAGTTCCACCTGCAGGTCAGCCCGGCGCAGTTCGCGGCGTACTGGAACGCCTCCCAGGTGATCTCCGGGATCCAGGTGGCGCTGGGCGCGAACTCGCCGCTGCTGTTCGGCCGGGAGCTGTGGCGGGAGACCCGGATCCCGCTGTTCGAGCAGGCCACCGACACCCGCTCGGAGGAGATCCGGGCGCAGGGCGTGCGGCCCCGGGTGTGGTTCGGCGAGCGCTGGATCACCAGCGTCTTCGACCTGTTCGAGGAGAACGTCCGCTACTTCCCGGCGCTGCTGCCGATCTGCGAGGACGACGACCCGGCGGACATGCTGGAGCGCGGCGACATCCCGCCGCTCAGCGAGCTGCGCCTGCACAACGGGACGATCTACCGGTGGAACCGGCCGATCTACGCGGTGGTCAGCGGCCGCCCGCACCTGCGCGTGGAGAACCGCGTGATGCCGGCCGGCCCGACGGTCGCCGACACCATCGCGAACGCGGCGTTCTACTACGGCCTGGTCCGCAGCCTGGCCGAGGCGGACCGCCCGATCTGGACCCAGCTGAGCTTCCGCGCCGCCGAGGAGAACTTCCACACCTGCGCCCGGCACGGCATCGACGCCAGCGTCTTCTGGCCCGGCGTCGGCACGGTGCCGGTCACCGAGCTGGTGCTGCGCCGCCTGCTGCCCCAGGCGGCCGACGGCCTCGACCAGTGGGGCGTCTCACCGGCCCAGCGGGACCGCCTGCTCGGCATCATCGAGCAGCGCTGCCTGCGCCAGCAGAACGGCGCCTCCTGGCAGGTCGACACCCTGCACGAGCTGGAGAAGAAGGGGATGGACCGGCAGCGCGCGCTGCACGAGATGATGCGCCGCTACCTCCCGCTGATGCACGAGAACGTCCCGGTCCACGAATGGGAAGTTTCTTAA
- the cobO gene encoding cob(I)yrinic acid a,c-diamide adenosyltransferase gives MPQGKVTTVPDDGLTTRQRRRQAVFAVHTGPGKGKSTAAFGMALRAWSAGWPIGVFQFVKSQKWKVGEETALKALDGVNGTPVTWHKMGEGWSWIQRAGTERDHAAEAAEGWAQIKRDLAAETYKFYVLDEFTYPMKWGWVDVADVIGTLAERPGTQHVVITGRDAHPDLIAAADLVTEMTKVKHPMDAGRKGQQGIEW, from the coding sequence ATGCCGCAAGGGAAAGTGACCACCGTGCCCGACGACGGGCTGACGACGCGGCAGCGGCGGCGGCAGGCGGTGTTCGCCGTGCACACCGGGCCGGGGAAGGGGAAGTCGACGGCCGCGTTCGGGATGGCGTTGCGGGCGTGGAGCGCGGGGTGGCCGATCGGGGTGTTCCAGTTCGTCAAGTCGCAGAAGTGGAAGGTCGGCGAGGAGACCGCGCTGAAAGCCCTGGACGGGGTCAACGGGACGCCGGTCACCTGGCACAAGATGGGTGAGGGCTGGTCCTGGATCCAGCGCGCCGGGACCGAGCGGGACCACGCCGCCGAGGCGGCCGAGGGGTGGGCGCAGATCAAGCGGGACCTGGCCGCCGAGACCTACAAGTTCTACGTGCTGGACGAGTTCACCTACCCGATGAAGTGGGGCTGGGTGGACGTCGCGGACGTGATCGGGACGCTCGCCGAGCGACCGGGCACCCAGCACGTGGTGATCACCGGGCGGGACGCGCACCCGGACCTGATCGCGGCGGCCGACCTGGTCACCGAGATGACCAAGGTCAAGCACCCGATGGACGCCGGGCGCAAGGGGCAGCAGGGCATCGAATGGTGA
- a CDS encoding citrate synthase, whose protein sequence is MTDVKLDHPGGQLSMGVREAVDGPGGIDVSALLKETGYVTLDQGFVNTASTTSAITYIDGDAGILRYRGYPIEQLAEKSTFLEVSYLLMNGELPTAQQLRDFGDKIRVHTLLQEEMRTFFSGFPRDAHPMAVLSSAVTALSTFYQDALDPLDDEQVDISAIRLMAKLPTIAAYAYKKSIGHPLPYPDNSLDYVENFLRLTFGLPTVNYDVDPKVAKILDMLFILHADHEQNCSTSSVRLVGSAQANLFASVSAGINALSGPLHGGANAAVLEMLEQIRKDGGDVNSFVTRVKNKEKGVKLMGFGHRVYKNYDPRAAIVKKAAQEMLSTLDTPDPLLDIAFQLEEIALNDDYFVSRKLYPNVDFYTGLIYKAMGFPTKMFTVLFAIGRLPGWIAQWREMMNDPANKIGRPRQIYTGSPVRDFVPMSQR, encoded by the coding sequence ATGACGGATGTCAAGCTCGACCACCCCGGTGGCCAATTGTCGATGGGTGTTCGCGAGGCCGTCGACGGGCCGGGCGGCATCGACGTCAGTGCGCTGCTGAAGGAGACCGGCTACGTCACCCTGGACCAGGGTTTCGTGAACACCGCGTCGACCACGTCGGCGATCACTTACATCGACGGTGACGCCGGCATCCTGCGGTACCGCGGGTACCCGATCGAGCAGCTGGCCGAGAAGTCGACGTTCCTCGAGGTCTCGTACCTGCTGATGAACGGCGAGCTGCCGACCGCCCAGCAGCTGCGCGACTTCGGCGACAAGATCCGGGTGCACACGCTGCTGCAGGAGGAGATGCGGACCTTCTTCTCCGGCTTCCCCCGCGACGCGCACCCGATGGCGGTGCTCTCCTCGGCGGTGACCGCGCTGTCCACCTTCTACCAGGACGCGCTCGACCCGCTGGACGACGAGCAGGTGGATATCTCCGCAATCCGGCTGATGGCGAAACTTCCGACCATCGCGGCGTATGCGTACAAGAAGTCGATCGGCCACCCGCTGCCGTACCCGGACAACTCGCTCGACTACGTGGAGAACTTCCTGCGTCTGACGTTCGGCCTGCCGACCGTCAACTACGACGTGGACCCCAAGGTCGCCAAGATCCTGGACATGCTCTTCATCCTGCACGCCGACCACGAGCAGAACTGCTCCACGTCGTCGGTGCGGCTGGTCGGCTCGGCCCAGGCGAACCTGTTCGCCTCGGTCTCGGCCGGCATCAACGCGCTGTCCGGCCCGCTGCACGGCGGCGCCAACGCGGCGGTGCTCGAGATGCTCGAGCAGATCCGCAAGGACGGCGGAGACGTCAACTCGTTCGTCACCCGGGTGAAGAACAAGGAAAAGGGCGTCAAGCTGATGGGCTTCGGCCACCGGGTCTACAAGAATTACGACCCGCGCGCCGCCATCGTCAAGAAGGCCGCCCAGGAGATGCTCTCCACCCTGGACACGCCGGACCCGCTGCTGGACATCGCCTTCCAGCTCGAGGAGATCGCGCTCAACGACGACTACTTCGTCTCCCGCAAGCTGTACCCGAACGTCGACTTCTACACCGGCCTGATCTACAAGGCCATGGGTTTCCCGACGAAGATGTTCACGGTGCTGTTCGCTATCGGTCGTCTGCCCGGCTGGATCGCCCAGTGGCGCGAGATGATGAACGACCCGGCCAACAAGATCGGTCGCCCGCGGCAGATCTACACCGGTTCCCCGGTGCGCGACTTCGTCCCGATGTCGCAGCGCTGA
- a CDS encoding VWA domain-containing protein, translating to MTTDARAWTPAGREHPVTTPYPFSAVVGLDDLRLALLLTSVSPAVGGVLVRGEKGTAKSTVVRALAALLPPVTVVRGCRFACDPAAPDPDCPDGPHAADTPAAHRPATLVELPVGATEDRVVGTLDIQRALADGVKAYEPGLLAAAHRGVLYVDEVNLLPDHLVDLLLDAAAMGRAHVERDGVSVKHAARFLLVGTMNPEEGEPRPQLVDRFGLVVTVAAPRDATQRAEVVRRRLAYELDPAAFAARFVADEREYAARIAAARAILPTVVLPDAELDRIARVCLAYGVDGMRADIVVARCAVALAAWHGRDRVTADDVRDAARLALPHRRRTDPLDPPGTDEEKLDQALEEAERQAREDLAGQSRDDAAGEGPDDRHPDDDPDGGPGGPDRGPDGGPDGGPGGPAGGPPPGGPGGSPQADATPADTSPSTPADPPPAGDAPRGGGQAAAPAQAGAAFRPRTLRITARGDGGHTGKRSPAYARRGRVVGARKPLGKLAGAPHLPATLRAALHRGALDAGRATVRGDRAVPGTGEVARGRELVSARGAFRVEPRDLREAIHVGREANLVLFVVDASGSMAARKRMTLVKTAVLSLLRDAYQRRDRIGMITFRGADAEVVLPPTSSHEVGVMRLAALRTGGRTPLAAGLRAAARTIATERRRDPRRRPLLIVVTDGRATSGPDPLLLAPALSGVATVVVDCESGPIRLGLAGKLAAALRADVMPLDQLEAATGHARPAPAPASADRAYRRAA from the coding sequence GTGACGACCGACGCGCGGGCGTGGACACCCGCCGGGAGGGAACACCCTGTGACAACTCCGTACCCGTTCTCGGCCGTGGTCGGCCTGGACGACCTGCGCCTCGCGCTCCTGCTGACCTCGGTCTCGCCGGCCGTGGGCGGGGTGCTGGTCCGCGGCGAGAAGGGCACCGCCAAGAGCACCGTGGTCCGCGCCCTGGCCGCCCTGCTCCCGCCGGTCACGGTGGTCCGCGGGTGCCGCTTCGCCTGCGACCCGGCCGCCCCGGACCCGGACTGCCCGGACGGCCCGCACGCCGCCGACACCCCCGCCGCGCACCGCCCGGCCACCCTGGTCGAGCTGCCGGTCGGCGCCACCGAGGACCGGGTGGTCGGGACCCTCGACATCCAGCGGGCCCTGGCCGACGGCGTCAAGGCCTACGAGCCCGGCCTGCTCGCCGCCGCGCACCGCGGCGTGCTCTACGTCGACGAGGTCAACCTGCTCCCGGACCACCTGGTCGACCTGCTCCTGGACGCCGCCGCGATGGGCCGCGCCCACGTCGAGCGCGACGGTGTCTCGGTCAAGCACGCGGCCCGGTTCCTGCTGGTCGGCACGATGAACCCGGAGGAGGGCGAGCCCCGCCCGCAGCTGGTCGACCGGTTCGGCCTGGTGGTCACGGTGGCCGCCCCGCGCGACGCCACCCAGCGCGCCGAGGTGGTCCGCCGCCGGCTCGCCTACGAGCTGGATCCGGCCGCTTTCGCCGCCCGGTTCGTCGCCGACGAGCGCGAGTACGCCGCCCGGATCGCGGCCGCCCGCGCCATCCTGCCCACGGTCGTGCTGCCGGACGCCGAGCTGGACCGGATCGCCCGGGTCTGCCTGGCCTACGGGGTCGACGGCATGCGCGCCGACATCGTGGTGGCCCGCTGCGCGGTCGCGCTGGCCGCCTGGCACGGCCGCGACCGGGTCACCGCCGACGACGTCCGCGACGCGGCCCGGCTGGCCCTGCCGCACCGGCGCCGCACCGATCCGCTCGACCCGCCCGGCACCGACGAGGAGAAGCTGGACCAGGCCCTCGAGGAGGCCGAGCGCCAGGCCCGGGAGGACCTCGCCGGTCAGTCCCGGGACGACGCCGCGGGCGAGGGGCCGGACGACCGGCACCCGGACGACGACCCGGACGGCGGTCCCGGCGGCCCGGATCGCGGGCCGGACGGTGGTCCCGACGGCGGCCCCGGTGGCCCGGCCGGTGGTCCTCCGCCCGGTGGCCCGGGCGGCAGTCCGCAGGCCGACGCGACGCCCGCCGACACCTCGCCGTCCACGCCCGCCGACCCGCCGCCGGCGGGTGACGCGCCGCGCGGCGGTGGCCAGGCCGCCGCGCCCGCCCAGGCCGGCGCCGCCTTCCGCCCGCGCACGCTCCGGATCACCGCGCGCGGCGACGGCGGCCACACCGGCAAACGTTCCCCGGCCTACGCCCGCCGCGGCCGGGTCGTCGGCGCCCGCAAGCCGCTCGGCAAACTCGCCGGCGCCCCGCACCTGCCCGCCACCCTCCGAGCCGCCCTGCACCGCGGCGCCCTGGACGCCGGCCGAGCTACTGTCCGTGGCGACCGTGCTGTCCCGGGGACCGGGGAGGTGGCGCGGGGCCGTGAGCTCGTGTCGGCGCGAGGAGCGTTCCGGGTCGAGCCGCGGGACCTGCGCGAGGCGATCCACGTCGGCCGCGAGGCGAACCTGGTGCTCTTCGTCGTCGACGCGTCCGGCTCGATGGCCGCCCGCAAGCGGATGACGCTGGTCAAGACCGCGGTGTTGTCCCTGCTGCGGGACGCCTACCAGCGCCGCGACCGGATCGGGATGATCACCTTCCGGGGCGCGGACGCCGAGGTGGTGCTGCCGCCGACGTCCAGCCACGAGGTCGGCGTGATGCGGCTGGCCGCCCTGCGCACCGGTGGCCGGACCCCGCTCGCCGCCGGCCTGCGCGCCGCCGCCCGCACCATCGCCACCGAACGCCGCCGCGACCCCCGGCGCCGCCCACTGCTGATCGTGGTCACCGACGGCCGCGCCACCAGCGGCCCGGACCCGCTGCTGCTGGCCCCGGCCCTGTCCGGCGTGGCCACGGTCGTCGTCGACTGCGAGTCCGGCCCGATCCGCCTGGGCCTGGCCGGCAAGCTCGCCGCCGCCCTCCGGGCCGACGTGATGCCGCTGGACCAGCTGGAAGCCGCCACCGGCCACGCGCGTCCGGCGCCCGCCCCGGCCTCTGCCGACCGCGCCTACCGCCGAGCCGCCTGA
- a CDS encoding cobyrinate a,c-diamide synthase encodes MVTIPRVVIAAPASGHGKTTVATGLLAAFARRGLPVAPFKVGPDYIDPGYHALAAGRPGRNLDPVLVGEQLIGPLFAHGSQGAELAIVEGVMGLYDGRTGAGETGSTAQVAELLQAPVILVVDAAAQGRSIAAVVHGFRSFGTVRLAGVILNRVGSDRHEQILRDACEEVGTPVLGALRRADAVSAPSRHLGLVPAAERRAEALASVDALATLIAGAVDLDAVAAVARSAPPLAATPWTPEAETPVAGRPVVALAGGPAFSFAYAETAELLTGAGAEVAVVDPLRDTTLPAGARALVVGGGFPEVYAAELSANEPLREAVRELAVAGRPIAAECAGLLWLCRTLDGAPMCGVLDAEAAMTPSLTLGYRDAVALTDSPLAAAGTRVTGHEFHRTTVHPRSGLLLSPAGGAAWAWRGADPEGFAGPGVHASYLHLHWAGRRGMAERLVRAAAA; translated from the coding sequence ATGGTGACGATTCCCCGGGTGGTGATCGCCGCGCCGGCGTCCGGGCACGGCAAGACCACCGTGGCCACCGGGCTGCTGGCCGCGTTCGCCCGGCGCGGGCTGCCGGTGGCGCCGTTCAAGGTCGGCCCGGACTACATCGACCCGGGCTATCACGCGCTGGCCGCCGGCCGGCCGGGCCGCAACCTGGACCCGGTGCTGGTCGGCGAGCAGCTGATCGGGCCGCTCTTCGCACACGGCTCACAAGGCGCCGAACTGGCGATCGTCGAGGGCGTGATGGGCCTTTACGACGGGCGGACCGGGGCCGGCGAGACCGGCTCCACCGCGCAGGTCGCCGAGCTGCTGCAGGCACCGGTGATCCTGGTCGTCGACGCCGCCGCGCAGGGCCGGTCGATCGCCGCGGTGGTGCACGGGTTCCGCAGCTTCGGGACGGTGCGGCTGGCCGGGGTGATCCTGAACCGGGTCGGCTCCGACCGGCACGAGCAGATCCTGCGGGACGCCTGCGAGGAGGTCGGCACCCCGGTGCTGGGCGCGCTGCGCCGGGCCGACGCGGTGTCCGCGCCGTCCCGGCACCTCGGGCTGGTGCCCGCCGCGGAACGCCGGGCCGAGGCGCTCGCCTCGGTGGACGCGCTGGCCACGCTGATCGCCGGCGCGGTCGACCTGGACGCGGTGGCGGCGGTGGCCCGATCGGCGCCGCCGCTGGCGGCGACGCCGTGGACCCCGGAGGCGGAGACCCCGGTTGCGGGCCGCCCGGTCGTCGCGCTCGCCGGTGGTCCGGCATTCTCCTTCGCGTACGCGGAAACCGCCGAGCTGCTGACCGGCGCCGGCGCCGAGGTGGCCGTGGTGGACCCGCTGCGCGACACCACCCTGCCGGCCGGCGCCCGTGCGCTGGTGGTGGGTGGCGGCTTCCCCGAGGTGTACGCCGCCGAGCTGTCCGCCAACGAGCCGCTGCGCGAGGCGGTCCGGGAGCTGGCCGTGGCCGGCCGCCCGATCGCCGCCGAGTGCGCCGGCCTGCTCTGGCTGTGCCGCACCCTGGACGGCGCCCCGATGTGCGGGGTGCTGGACGCGGAGGCGGCGATGACCCCGTCGCTGACCCTGGGCTACCGGGACGCGGTCGCGCTGACCGACAGCCCGCTCGCGGCGGCCGGCACCCGGGTGACCGGGCACGAGTTCCACCGGACCACCGTGCATCCCCGGTCCGGGCTGCTGCTGTCGCCGGCCGGGGGAGCGGCGTGGGCGTGGCGGGGCGCGGATCCGGAGGGGTTCGCGGGTCCCGGGGTGCACGCGTCCTACCTGCATCTGCACTGGGCGGGGCGGCGGGGGATGGCGGAGCGGCTGGTGCGCGCGGCGGCGGCGTGA
- a CDS encoding VOC family protein produces MTVIGLQRLIVSVADLDRSRALYRDVLGLTEKSAFGDFSTLTVPGTTTEIMLHQRPPTAGLAGVAISFRVDDVDAVTAAAEKAGAAVIDAPEDQPWGERQAVLTDPDGHVFCLVSI; encoded by the coding sequence ATGACCGTAATCGGACTTCAGCGCCTTATCGTGTCGGTAGCGGACCTGGACCGGAGCCGGGCGTTGTACCGGGATGTGCTCGGTCTCACCGAGAAGTCCGCGTTCGGGGATTTCTCGACGCTGACCGTTCCCGGCACCACCACCGAGATCATGTTGCACCAGCGGCCGCCGACCGCGGGGCTGGCCGGGGTGGCGATCAGTTTCCGGGTGGACGACGTCGACGCGGTGACCGCGGCGGCCGAAAAGGCGGGAGCCGCCGTGATCGACGCGCCGGAGGACCAGCCGTGGGGCGAGCGGCAGGCGGTGCTCACCGATCCGGACGGGCACGTGTTCTGCCTGGTCTCGATCTGA
- a CDS encoding universal stress protein — protein sequence MQIPSRPPVVVGVNGTAAGLAAVRLAAREAVSRGTLLTVLHAFSWDEAESRRTASRVVEEAVTTAQRSTPGLDVRGQLVDGPAARVLRKASRTAGLLVLGADDLAATGRLPATSPLLEAVTQAWCPVLVARGPRPPSGRVVAAVDGSAPSVLALRHAAEDARRRRLRLDVAHAGDEETGQRVLDRVLALVPDLPPLRRRLLTGPPAAALVRLSRGAGLIVLGPRGSGGAGRFGSVADELLRHGGCPTVFVHGRREPAGKSKPGHSTDQFRPVTTRPLLR from the coding sequence ATGCAGATCCCGAGTCGGCCCCCCGTCGTGGTCGGGGTGAACGGGACCGCGGCCGGCCTGGCCGCCGTGCGCCTGGCCGCCCGGGAGGCGGTCTCCCGCGGCACACTCCTGACGGTGCTGCACGCTTTCAGCTGGGACGAGGCGGAATCCCGCCGCACCGCCTCACGCGTCGTCGAGGAGGCGGTCACCACCGCCCAGCGTTCCACACCCGGCCTCGACGTGCGGGGTCAACTCGTGGATGGACCCGCCGCCCGGGTGCTGCGCAAGGCCAGCCGGACCGCCGGGCTGCTGGTCCTGGGCGCCGACGACCTGGCCGCGACCGGCCGGCTGCCGGCCACGTCGCCGCTGCTCGAGGCGGTCACCCAGGCCTGGTGCCCGGTGCTGGTGGCCCGCGGGCCACGCCCGCCGTCCGGCCGGGTGGTGGCCGCCGTGGACGGCTCCGCCCCGTCCGTCCTGGCCCTGCGCCACGCCGCCGAGGACGCCCGCCGCCGCCGGCTGCGGCTGGACGTGGCGCACGCCGGCGACGAGGAGACCGGGCAGCGGGTGCTGGACCGGGTGCTCGCCCTGGTGCCGGACCTGCCACCGCTGCGCCGCCGGCTGCTGACCGGCCCGCCGGCCGCCGCCCTGGTGCGGCTCTCCCGCGGCGCCGGGCTGATCGTGCTGGGCCCGCGCGGCTCCGGGGGCGCCGGCCGATTCGGATCGGTGGCCGACGAGTTGTTGCGGCACGGCGGCTGCCCGACCGTTTTCGTCCACGGCCGCCGGGAACCCGCCGGAAAGTCGAAACCGGGCCACTCAACTGACCAATTCCGGCCGGTGACGACGCGTCCGTTGCTACGGTGA
- a CDS encoding ArsR/SmtB family transcription factor produces MDVLEVLAEPARRRIVDALLTREASVGDLVQALGMSQPAVSKHLRVLREAGVVSVRAQAQQRIYRLEAGPFRALDAWLRPYRTLWDGHLDALGRHLASTSSEEEP; encoded by the coding sequence GTGGACGTCCTGGAAGTGCTCGCCGAACCGGCCCGCCGGCGCATCGTCGACGCGCTGCTGACCCGCGAGGCGAGCGTGGGTGACCTGGTCCAGGCGCTCGGGATGAGCCAGCCCGCGGTCTCCAAGCACCTGCGGGTGCTGCGCGAGGCCGGTGTGGTCAGCGTGCGGGCCCAGGCCCAGCAGCGGATCTACCGGCTCGAGGCGGGGCCGTTCCGGGCCCTCGACGCATGGCTCCGGCCGTACCGGACCTTGTGGGACGGCCACCTGGACGCCCTGGGAAGACATCTCGCGTCGACCTCATCGGAGGAGGAACCGTGA
- a CDS encoding cobalamin biosynthesis protein: MLAVGVGARAGTSAGDLATAVQGALAEAGVEVLDGTVLATLDRRAAEPGVQELARERGWRLVAFTAAELAAQPVPGAPSDVVAAAVGTPSVAEAAALLAAGAGGELVLPKRVYGGVTVAIARG; the protein is encoded by the coding sequence GTGCTTGCGGTCGGGGTCGGGGCCCGCGCCGGGACCTCGGCGGGTGACCTGGCGACGGCGGTGCAGGGGGCGCTGGCCGAGGCCGGGGTCGAGGTGCTGGACGGGACCGTGCTGGCGACCCTGGACCGGCGGGCGGCCGAGCCGGGGGTGCAGGAGCTCGCGCGGGAGCGGGGGTGGCGGCTGGTCGCCTTCACGGCGGCGGAACTCGCGGCACAGCCGGTCCCCGGAGCGCCCAGCGACGTGGTGGCCGCGGCGGTCGGGACGCCGAGTGTGGCGGAGGCGGCGGCGCTGCTCGCGGCGGGTGCGGGCGGGGAGCTGGTGCTGCCCAAGCGGGTGTACGGCGGCGTGACGGTGGCGATCGCGCGGGGGTGA
- a CDS encoding SRPBCC family protein, which yields MTGPHTEAAVVADGDRWTLIFIRELPQPPERVWAALVDPERLDRWAPFTASRPLTETGPATLTMVDGDERTALPAFVHRVEATQLLEYTWGEDLLRWELEPAGDGTRLTLRHTLADRDMDAMVAAGWHLCADVLGRLLAGEPVTAIRGKAAMDHGWKDLRDHYAAVFASSTDKI from the coding sequence GTGACCGGACCGCACACCGAGGCCGCGGTGGTCGCCGACGGCGACCGCTGGACCCTGATCTTCATCCGCGAGCTGCCCCAGCCGCCCGAGCGGGTCTGGGCCGCCCTGGTCGACCCGGAGCGGCTGGACCGCTGGGCGCCCTTCACCGCCTCCCGGCCGCTGACCGAAACCGGTCCGGCCACCCTCACCATGGTGGACGGCGACGAGCGGACCGCGCTGCCCGCCTTCGTTCATCGGGTGGAGGCGACCCAGCTGCTCGAATACACCTGGGGCGAGGATCTGCTGCGCTGGGAGCTGGAGCCGGCCGGGGACGGCACGCGGCTGACGCTGCGGCACACGCTGGCCGATCGTGACATGGACGCGATGGTCGCGGCCGGGTGGCACCTGTGCGCCGACGTGCTCGGGCGGCTGCTGGCCGGCGAGCCGGTGACGGCGATCCGCGGCAAGGCCGCCATGGACCACGGCTGGAAAGACTTGCGCGACCACTATGCGGCTGTCTTCGCATCGTCTACGGACAAAATCTGA